The Reichenbachiella carrageenanivorans region CACCCTATTCATAGAGGCTCGTGCGGAGAAATTGCTGGGCAATGGAGAGAAGTTGATGTCTTTGATCAGTTTCAAATAGGGGCTAGAGAGCGATTCCGAATTTTTGAACGGTTCTATTGATGGGGGTTGCGGGCTGTAGTTGTAGGATACGTTTCCATCATATTCTTTTCTAAAGTCTTGTTCGGTATTTACATCACTCGATTTTTGTTCGGAGTAGGCGTAGCTAAACGAGAAGTTTTCTATATCGTAGACATGGCTTTTGGCGTCTTCTTTTACTTTTTCTTTCCTTACGTCGATAAAATTGACACTCTTGTTGACTGTCTGGGAGATTACTTTTTCCTTGTACTCTTCTCGTTCATTTTGCTGATCGAACTTGAGTACGGAGGCATCGAGTGGAATGTCAGGGTCGAGAGGATCGTATTTAGGGGTTTGTTTGGATTTCGAATAGCTGACAAACATTGGTATTTTAATGCCTGTTTTCCATGGGATCAATTTGTCCACATTCATATTCATAGACAAGTCATAGTCTATCGATTCTTCTCTTGTTCTTTGCGAAATATTGTCTTGGATGCCTCCAAAACCTACGCTGGTGTATCTGGTGGCGGCGTTGATGGTGGCAAAATCTGCCAACTTCACGCTCATTCTTGCATTGGCAGCCCAGCCTTTGGTGTCGTCGTAGTCGGTCACACGCATTTCATTGGCCCAGATACAGATCGAGTGCGGCTGCGCGCTGGTTGGCGACTGAATGTTTCGTACACCGATCATCATCGTGGTGATGTTGTTTAGTTTTGGGTTTCCTACGATAGTTATTCCGTATTTGCCATCAGAGGATTGTTTTTTGTATTCGTCCTCTACATTTACATCACTGCCATTTCTGGCGGCCTTGACTCCATACAATTCATTGAGTGCAATATCGATTTCGTTTTCGGTTGGCCAGACGTCTTCTCGTGAATAGGGAGACATGTTGTCTGGAGTGATGACGAGAGGGACCTCTATTTCGTAGTAGTTGCTCGTTTGATCCAAGCCTATCCGAATGAAAGCAGACATGTCTCCATCGTCTACTATATCGTTTTGATATTGCTCGGCATGAAAAAACATCTTGAGTCTACCATAGTTTACTAAATCTTGTGCGACTTCTTTATATACAGCACGGGCATCTCCGTCTTCTAAGTCATCTACACAGATTTTGAGCGATTGTTCATTCACTTGACGAGAAATAGTGGTGGTATTGTCTTGATCACGGCTAATCCCTGGGGGAAGTACGTATGGTGGTTTGCCATCTGTCGGGAGGCTATTTTCTTCGATGTTTACTACAGATACTTCAAAATCCGAACTACCCGTTTCTGGCAATATATCGAAGCCCTTGTCTTTGAGATTTTCAGTAGATTTTCTCCATTGGCTGGCGACAAGCTGCATTTTGGCCATGCGCAAGACGACGGGTTGCGTCCATTCGGTCATATACATTCTGATAAAGCGATTGGACTCTTCAGAGTAGTCGCCTACTGTACGGTCGGGTTGGTTGATGGGGATTCTAAACAGATACCAAGCGGCTTCTCCATCATCACTTACTACTTTATCTACGATGTTGTGTTTGCCTATCTCTAGGTCATTTACATTCAAATCAATTTCATATTCGCGATAAGCATCGAGGGTATTGATGTAGTTGTCCTCGTTTATGTCTTCATTTTCAGGAATGTTGGTGGCAGAAGCGGTGAAACTGTTTGAACCAGCACCTATAGGTGAGTTGCCTTCTAGTCCATTGAATTTTTTGTATCGTTCTAGTACCTTGGCGTTGTTTTGATCATATTCCTCATCGAGAAAGTACTTAAAATCATCTGCAGCGACATCATCTCTAATTCTACTTTGTCCAGTAGCATTTAAGCCATCTAGCCCAATGACGGGGCCGTACAACTGTGCTTCTTCGTCAGAGTTGATCCCATCTAGTCCAATATCCTGATTAGGACGGGCAGAGGCAGAATTGTCGAAAAATTCTGTGAGATACTGTAGTGTGGTGGCTTTACCATAGGCTGTAGGTTCGGTGTTTTCTATACCGCCATCTGAGGGCAGTCCATTTTCGAATTCATGTTTGCCATTTTCGAGTAGGTTTTCAGAGACGTCTCCAAGGTTGAAAATCAATTTACCACCAGTGGAATTGTTTGTGTTTTTTATACCGTCTATTACCTTGCCTCGTTCGCCTTGGATGAATGGATCCATCATCCAAAACTCGATGTATTCCATGTTGTTTTGTCGGAAGTTTACCTCTCCGCTGATTGCTCGGGTAATGGCTCCGAAATTCTTTTCTGGTTCTGGCAATAGTCCATCTGGGGTAAGATTTGAGCTGTAGTTGTAAGGCCCCCTCTCTTCTGGGTAATAGGCGATGTCGAATATGGATAAATTGGTATTGACGACTTGTCTGTTTTGCTGTTTGAATATTTCTTGTGGCAAGACAGGGCGCACGTAGTGGTTTTCCATGTCTTCGTCGGTGAGGTTGTCGGGTTTGTTGCCCCCACTCAGATAAAAAGCAGATCGGTCGATGATGTACCAAGCCATTTTGGCTCTTCTAAAATTGTTTTCCAAATCACTGGAACCCAAAAATTTGGACGGAGTAGCGCCTAGTTTCCAAGGCAAGTGTCCACCACCGATGTTGTATGGGGTGACGGCACTTTCGAAGTCGTCTATGTAGGATGAGCTTTCCCCATCCACTTTGTTGGACGTGCCAGGGAGCAGTTGTGCAAACTCTCCGTTGAAAGATACGGTCGATGTTTCCTTGGTACTGATGAGTGGTAGAGCATCTACTATTTTGGTGAGCATGCGAGATTCTTCCTGATAATTTACATCAAAACCGTATTTAGTGTTTTTTATGGGTTCGTTACCTGCGGTATAGCGACTTACACCCCCAGGTCTTTCACTCAAGTGAAAAACGGTAGCTCCTACGTTGATTTTGTCTGAAAATCGGTAGTCTAATCTGGCTCCTGTGAGCCATCTGGATCTAAAACTAAACAAGTCATCTACTTCATAGGAGATGTTGATTTGCTTGCCCGATGCGATTACGCCTTGGTTGAGGATGGTGACAGTGCCTCCAGCGCTGTAGTTGACCTGATAGTCTACCCCTTCGGCAAGTAGCTGACTGCCAGCAGTTACTTTTACAGAACCTTGGGCGATGTTGAAAGCGTTGAGTGGGTAGACTCCTGCCGCACTAGAGGAATAGGTGCCATTGATGAAAAATTTGTTTTTTGCGATATTTTGTTGAGCGTCAATTTTTGAAAGGTCATATAAGTCTTGAAAAACGTATTGGTCTTTTAGTCGCTGTTCGCTGGATTCGAACTTGGAGTCTAATGTGCTTCCAAAGGGTTCTAGCACAGGGAAGATCACGTAGCCATTTTCTATATCGAATGTGACATCTGGGATAAAGTCAAATTTGCCATCTTTTTGATTGTCGCCATTCACGTTCAACTGATCTAGGGCGAGGAGCTCAATCAGCGGGACGTTGTTAGTATTAACGCCTTCGTTTAGGTTTGGTGAATCGTAATTTTTGGTGTCGTCTCGATAGTTGATTCTAAGCTCAAAGCCTTCTTCATTGATTCTTGGGGAGTTGAGTGAGTAGACGTTTTTCATCATCA contains the following coding sequences:
- the sov gene encoding T9SS outer membrane translocon Sov/SprA — encoded protein: MLDVFASIHFQQVPADTVKADTVSNPKYEPSYRPTFNQQDRFGDPFSNTQSPSPLLLEDPASMQLDLEIDTGMNYTIYERVGALNYRPRSTMTFEEFNQYQDAEMKKEYWQNRSAGLDGESAVSGRRLIPKLYISPIFDRIFGGSYVDIEPNGFVNLDFGGRWQRIENPAIPINQQRNGGFNYNQQISMNVVGKVGEKLAITANFDNNNSFDFQNNMKVEYTGYEEDIIKKIELGNVSMDVSNSLMTGGQSLFGIKTQLQFGKLYVTALASRQQGKSQSKTFQFGAEGQPFSLRAADYDERRHFFLGHFFRDNYQTWLRDIPQITSGVNITRVEVYVVNTTNETANVRNFVAFTDLGEGDVSNLQNSAKWGATAQAGPADNDANGLWSTISSDPSIRNVSQVEQSLTSDGLKIGEEYEIRPTARRLDAREYKWHSQLGYISLQRKLQNDEVLAVAYEYTYNGQKYRVGELSDTYSGFEDDALIYLKMLRPGKINTDIKTWDLMMKNVYSLNSPRINEEGFELRINYRDDTKNYDSPNLNEGVNTNNVPLIELLALDQLNVNGDNQKDGKFDFIPDVTFDIENGYVIFPVLEPFGSTLDSKFESSEQRLKDQYVFQDLYDLSKIDAQQNIAKNKFFINGTYSSSAAGVYPLNAFNIAQGSVKVTAGSQLLAEGVDYQVNYSAGGTVTILNQGVIASGKQINISYEVDDLFSFRSRWLTGARLDYRFSDKINVGATVFHLSERPGGVSRYTAGNEPIKNTKYGFDVNYQEESRMLTKIVDALPLISTKETSTVSFNGEFAQLLPGTSNKVDGESSSYIDDFESAVTPYNIGGGHLPWKLGATPSKFLGSSDLENNFRRAKMAWYIIDRSAFYLSGGNKPDNLTDEDMENHYVRPVLPQEIFKQQNRQVVNTNLSIFDIAYYPEERGPYNYSSNLTPDGLLPEPEKNFGAITRAISGEVNFRQNNMEYIEFWMMDPFIQGERGKVIDGIKNTNNSTGGKLIFNLGDVSENLLENGKHEFENGLPSDGGIENTEPTAYGKATTLQYLTEFFDNSASARPNQDIGLDGINSDEEAQLYGPVIGLDGLNATGQSRIRDDVAADDFKYFLDEEYDQNNAKVLERYKKFNGLEGNSPIGAGSNSFTASATNIPENEDINEDNYINTLDAYREYEIDLNVNDLEIGKHNIVDKVVSDDGEAAWYLFRIPINQPDRTVGDYSEESNRFIRMYMTEWTQPVVLRMAKMQLVASQWRKSTENLKDKGFDILPETGSSDFEVSVVNIEENSLPTDGKPPYVLPPGISRDQDNTTTISRQVNEQSLKICVDDLEDGDARAVYKEVAQDLVNYGRLKMFFHAEQYQNDIVDDGDMSAFIRIGLDQTSNYYEIEVPLVITPDNMSPYSREDVWPTENEIDIALNELYGVKAARNGSDVNVEDEYKKQSSDGKYGITIVGNPKLNNITTMMIGVRNIQSPTSAQPHSICIWANEMRVTDYDDTKGWAANARMSVKLADFATINAATRYTSVGFGGIQDNISQRTREESIDYDLSMNMNVDKLIPWKTGIKIPMFVSYSKSKQTPKYDPLDPDIPLDASVLKFDQQNEREEYKEKVISQTVNKSVNFIDVRKEKVKEDAKSHVYDIENFSFSYAYSEQKSSDVNTEQDFRKEYDGNVSYNYSPQPPSIEPFKNSESLSSPYLKLIKDINFSPLPSNFSARASMNRVFRKRQLRNADLTTTGIDPNYEKYFTFNRTYNLRWNVFKSLSVNYNATANAIIDEPEGDIDTQAKRDSVWNNVLSMGRMKSYDQSVGANYRLPLDKFPLTDWVSADYRYNVNYRWTGGNIGQVEEFGNLVENNRTRDLTGKFDLVKLYNKSKYLKSINSPARSRSSSTRSRTPTRVDTTQSSGGGKGINGFMRLLMSVRSVNFTYGQREATKLPGFTAVPYLFGMDSDFEAPGAAFIFGSQDPNIRIDAGNNGWLVKNGRLTTPFVQSLTDDLNLRANVEPFKDLKIQLDAKRSEVSGYQEIYRFDTVTQVYTSLTPSRSGSYTITFMPIKTAFVKDHGENISSTFEEFVENRNIIQSRLNLLNTNGEYDINSQDVLIPAFIAAYTGQNAGEVKLTPFPKTPVPNWRVDYAGLSKIPALRDKFASINLTHAYMSTFSITNYTNSLLYSDPSVLELGNSILDYPEASAPGDNGKLTPVYVINQVDVVERFSPLIGINIRTKNKITTKIEYKKERSLSLNLSNSQITELQSNDIAFDFGITKSQMKIPFKVNGRTVTLDNDIQFRLTFTVRDTKTIQRKIEDVQTVTNGNINYQIRPTLNYVANQKLNITMYFEKNINEPKISNTFNRTSSAFGIQMRFSLAQ